One part of the Gossypium raimondii isolate GPD5lz chromosome 1, ASM2569854v1, whole genome shotgun sequence genome encodes these proteins:
- the LOC105786253 gene encoding trihelix transcription factor DF1: MLGGGGTTASVSSGGGCNGSNEAAAPVAVFDTNDGNSNNSGKDDRSKVDEGDRSFGGNRWPRQETLALLKLRSDMDVTFREASVKGPLWEEVSRKLAELGYHRSAKKCKEKFENVYKYHKRTKDGRSGKADGKTYRFCDQLEAFQNQPSIQWPPPPPVAAAATINQSISAVQMSNSTSSSTSSDLELQGRKKRKRKWKDFFERLMKEVIQKQQVMQKTFLEAIEKHERERIVRDEAWKVQEMSRLNREREILAQERSIAAAKDAAIMAFLQKLSEKQNLGQSQNSPLPPPAVVPAAVAPPPDNGNQIQTHTPSSSRWPKVEIEALIKIRTSLDSKYQDNSPKGPLWEEISNGMKKLGYNRNAKRCKEKWENINKYFKKVKESNKQRPVDSKTCPYFHQLDVLYREKNKHDCSSKSNPLMVRPEKQWPPPLEPHQQHHDTIMEDMMESDQNDDEEEDEGGSYELVASKPVSMGTAE; the protein is encoded by the exons ATGCTGGGTGGTGGTGGCACAACTGCTAGTGTTAGCAGCGGCGGTGGTTGTAATGGAAGCAATGAAGCTGCTGCTCCTGTTGCTGTGTTTGATACCAACGACGGCAATAGTAACAATTCCGGTAAAGATGATAGAAGCAAAGTTGATGAAGGTGACCGTTCTTTTGGAGGTAACCGATGGCCGAGGCAAGAGACTTTGGCACTTTTGAAACTAAGGTCTGATATGGATGTTACCTTTCGTGAAGCTAGCGTTAAGGGTCCATTATGGGAAGAGGTTTCAAG GAAACTAGCAGAGCTTGGTTATCATCGAAGTGCCAAGAAATGCAAGGAGAAATTCGAGAATGTTTACAAGTACCATAAGAGAACTAAAGATGGACGAAGTGGTAAGGCCGATGGTAAGACTTATCGGTTTTGTGATCAGTTAGAAGCTTTTCAAAATCAGCCTTCCATTCAATGGCCACCACCACCGCCAGTGGCAGCAGCAGCTACTATAAATCAGTCCATTTCGGCAGTTCAAATGTCGAATTCTACTTCTTCGTCGACTTCATCTGATTTAGAATTACAAGGTCGtaagaagaggaaaagaaaatggaaggaTTTTTTCGAGAGGTTAATGAAAGAGGTGATTCAGAAGCAACAAGTGATGCAGAAGACATTCTTGGAAGCAATTGAGAAACATGAGCGTGAAAGAATTGTCCGTGATGAAGCTTGGAAGGTACAAGAAATGTCAAGATTAAATAGAGAAAGAGAGATATTAGCCCAAGAAAGATCAATAGCAGCAGCCAAAGATGCAGCTATAATGGCCTTTTTGCAGAAATTATCCGAGAAACAAAACCTGGGGCAGTCACAAAATAGTCCATTACCGCCACCGGCAGTGGTTCCTGCGGCGGTTGCTCCACCACCGGATAATGGGAATCAAATTCAAACCCATACACCAAGTTCATCAAGATGGCCTAAAGTTGAAATCGAAGCATTGATTAAGATAAGAACTAGCCTTGATTCTAAATACCAAGACAATAGTCCTAAAGGACCATTATGGGAGGAGATATCAAACGGAATGAAAAAGCTTGGTTACAATCGGAACGCCAAAAGATGCAAAGAGAAATGGGAGAACATAAATAAGTATTTCAAGAAGGTGAAAGAAAGCAACAAGCAAAGGCCGGTTGATTCAAAAACATGTCCCTACTTTCACCAACTTGATGTTTTATATAGAGAAAAGAACAAACATGACTGTTCTTCCAAATCCAATCCCTTGATGGTACGCCCAGAGAAGCAATGGCCGCCTCCTTTAGAGCCCCATCAACAACACCATGATACTATAATGGAAGACATGATGGAAAGTGATCAAAACGATgatgaggaagaagatgaaggggGTAGCTATGAACTTGTAGCTAGCAAACCAGTTTCAATGGGCACAGCTGAGTGA